The following proteins come from a genomic window of Paenibacillus wynnii:
- a CDS encoding cellulase family glycosylhydrolase gives MELNQEVSGFVKAVGKKVVNGLGQEILLRGVGLGSWLLPEGYMWHLPEQGDRPRRIEKMITDLVGDSKAAEFWDLYYKRYISEEDIQQIAAEGFNSIRVPINARFLIEDGEPLRIKGERLMLIDQVIDWCRQYSLYVILDLHGAPGGQTGANIDDSENDQPELFTIESNQRLTIALWRMLAERYKDEWIVAGYDLLNEPLPNYFAEYNDQVMPLYKDIIQAIREVDPHHMIILEGVHWATDWTIFNEVLDPNLMLQFHKYWNNPDTESIQKFLDKREELQVPIFMGEGGENNNDWFVGAFQLYEDHDISWNFWTWKKLDSVNSPCSVNKPEGWQLLIDFLQGGSKPDPQSAERILWTYLDNLRLGGCTYRPEVINALFRRPSVRIPAIFYDYKGEGQSFGIGKQADHTLDFRVKDGVDMRFVEGTRDIPNFAHNKGEVWKAEEWMYVQLAPEDWVSYTFRVPAISEPHAYTIELYIRTKRGGAVTVSLDGSPVFTATTMEDNWELVQAPISLALSKGSHQIALKASEEIAQIQWVRIIS, from the coding sequence ATGGAATTAAATCAAGAGGTAAGCGGTTTTGTAAAAGCCGTTGGCAAAAAAGTGGTCAACGGCTTAGGCCAAGAGATATTACTGCGGGGTGTTGGATTGGGAAGCTGGCTGCTTCCTGAAGGGTATATGTGGCATCTCCCCGAACAAGGAGACCGTCCGCGGAGAATCGAGAAGATGATTACGGATCTGGTCGGTGACAGCAAAGCGGCTGAATTCTGGGATCTCTATTACAAAAGATACATTTCCGAAGAGGACATTCAGCAAATAGCTGCTGAAGGTTTTAATTCGATTCGAGTCCCCATTAACGCCAGATTCTTGATCGAGGACGGAGAACCTTTGAGGATTAAGGGTGAACGCTTGATGCTTATTGATCAAGTCATCGATTGGTGCCGTCAATATTCACTATATGTCATATTGGACTTGCATGGAGCACCTGGGGGACAGACGGGGGCCAATATCGATGATTCAGAGAATGACCAACCGGAATTGTTCACAATCGAATCGAACCAGCGTTTGACTATCGCGTTATGGAGAATGCTTGCGGAGCGTTATAAGGACGAGTGGATTGTAGCAGGGTATGATTTGCTTAATGAACCTCTCCCTAATTATTTTGCGGAATATAATGATCAGGTAATGCCGCTCTATAAAGATATTATTCAAGCGATTCGGGAAGTGGATCCGCATCATATGATTATTCTGGAGGGCGTGCATTGGGCTACAGACTGGACAATCTTCAATGAGGTACTGGATCCTAACCTGATGCTGCAATTTCATAAATACTGGAACAACCCAGATACAGAAAGTATTCAGAAATTTTTGGATAAACGGGAGGAATTGCAGGTTCCTATATTCATGGGTGAAGGCGGAGAGAATAATAATGATTGGTTCGTAGGGGCATTTCAACTTTATGAAGATCATGATATCTCCTGGAATTTTTGGACTTGGAAGAAGCTGGATAGCGTTAATTCTCCGTGTTCCGTCAATAAGCCAGAAGGCTGGCAGTTGTTGATCGACTTTTTACAGGGCGGAAGTAAGCCTGATCCACAATCTGCGGAAAGAATACTGTGGACATACTTAGATAACTTGAGACTTGGAGGCTGTACCTATCGCCCAGAGGTCATAAATGCTTTGTTCCGTAGACCTTCTGTTCGGATTCCTGCTATTTTTTATGATTATAAGGGAGAAGGCCAAAGCTTTGGCATAGGCAAACAGGCGGATCATACCTTAGACTTTCGAGTGAAGGATGGAGTGGATATGCGGTTTGTCGAAGGTACTAGGGATATCCCTAACTTTGCCCACAATAAGGGCGAGGTATGGAAGGCAGAGGAATGGATGTATGTCCAGCTTGCACCGGAGGACTGGGTTTCATATACCTTCAGGGTTCCTGCCATTTCGGAACCACACGCGTACACGATTGAACTTTATATCCGAACGAAACGAGGGGGAGCCGTTACCGTATCCCTGGATGGTTCCCCTGTATTCACAGCCACAACAATGGAGGATAACTGGGAGCTTGTCCAAGCACCGATCTCATTAGCGCTCAGCAAAGGTTCTCACCAAATAGCATTAAAAGCATCAGAAGAAATTGCCCAGATCCAGTGGGTTAGAATCATTTCCTAA
- a CDS encoding carbohydrate ABC transporter permease yields MIAMQNAYSSRKKRGPGNIMVLLILVIAAGFTLFPIYMAVLNSLKTDGEMLNHILALPTSLTFANYSDAYHKIDFLRSFWNTIMITLIGVTGIILFASMAGYKMSRTPGKLSQFFFAFFVLSSLIPFHSIMITLVKISKELHVQGSTYGLGLIYIGLGVALAIFLYHGFVKSIPRDLDEAAVMDGCGELRLFFVIIFPLLLPITATVAILNALWMWNDFLLPLLMLTDSDYYTLLISTNMLFGEYNNDWSAILASLVLTMLPIIVVYLLLQKYILSGIAEGAIKG; encoded by the coding sequence ATGATAGCGATGCAGAACGCTTACTCTTCCCGAAAAAAACGTGGTCCAGGCAATATTATGGTTCTACTGATCTTGGTAATAGCAGCCGGGTTTACATTATTTCCTATTTATATGGCTGTACTGAATTCCTTGAAAACGGACGGGGAAATGCTGAATCATATTCTTGCTCTTCCCACTAGCTTAACGTTTGCTAATTATAGTGATGCTTACCACAAAATCGACTTTCTAAGAAGCTTTTGGAATACTATCATGATAACCCTGATTGGGGTGACGGGTATTATCCTGTTCGCTTCAATGGCAGGTTACAAAATGTCACGTACGCCTGGCAAGCTAAGTCAATTTTTCTTTGCCTTTTTTGTCTTATCTTCCTTAATTCCTTTTCACTCTATTATGATTACTTTGGTGAAGATTTCGAAGGAATTACATGTTCAGGGCAGCACTTATGGACTGGGACTGATCTATATCGGACTGGGTGTTGCGCTAGCTATTTTTCTGTATCATGGTTTTGTTAAATCGATACCACGCGATTTGGATGAGGCTGCTGTGATGGACGGCTGCGGAGAGCTTCGATTGTTCTTTGTCATCATTTTTCCATTACTTTTGCCCATTACAGCAACGGTAGCCATTCTAAATGCATTATGGATGTGGAACGACTTTCTGCTGCCGCTTCTAATGCTTACGGATTCTGACTATTACACGCTGCTGATATCTACCAATATGCTATTTGGTGAGTATAATAATGATTGGTCGGCTATCTTGGCTTCCTTGGTGCTGACCATGCTCCCGATCATAGTTGTATATTTACTGCTGCAAAAATACATTCTCAGTGGGATCGCAGAAGGTGCCATTAAAGGCTGA
- a CDS encoding carbohydrate ABC transporter permease, protein MNLSRKNKQSIILLAFVLPSLLFYAVFTIAPAFGGVWYSLTNWNGLNPTYQMVGFSNYIEALGNDPYFIKSIGFTLKYVIVMVVLQNVIALLLAVLVESRRRSKVLFRTIFFMPNMLSLIIGGFMWVFIFTKVLPVIAEKTGWLLLDQSWIGDPSFSFYSIVILSLWGGVGYQMVIYIAALQGVPKSLSEAAAIDGANSVQNFRHVTLPMIYPAVTIGIFLTLSTSFKVFDAVFALTGGGPGRSTQVIAINIVEEAFRFNQRYGYASAKAIILFIIVLLITMVQLWIMKRREVEA, encoded by the coding sequence ATGAACCTTTCGAGAAAAAATAAGCAATCCATCATTCTTCTGGCCTTCGTATTGCCATCCTTATTGTTCTATGCTGTATTTACCATCGCCCCTGCTTTTGGGGGCGTATGGTACAGCTTAACGAATTGGAACGGCCTGAATCCCACCTACCAAATGGTCGGGTTCTCCAATTATATTGAGGCGCTGGGGAATGATCCTTATTTCATCAAATCCATTGGATTTACACTTAAATATGTCATTGTAATGGTTGTACTACAGAATGTAATTGCTCTGCTGCTGGCGGTTTTAGTGGAGTCTCGTCGCAGAAGTAAAGTGTTATTCCGTACAATCTTCTTCATGCCAAACATGCTGAGTCTCATTATTGGGGGATTCATGTGGGTATTTATATTCACTAAGGTATTGCCAGTTATTGCGGAGAAGACGGGATGGCTGCTGCTGGATCAATCCTGGATCGGTGATCCTTCCTTTTCATTCTACTCCATCGTCATTCTTTCATTATGGGGAGGGGTAGGGTATCAGATGGTTATTTACATCGCGGCGCTGCAAGGTGTTCCCAAATCATTAAGTGAAGCCGCGGCCATCGACGGTGCTAATAGTGTACAGAACTTCAGGCATGTCACGCTGCCGATGATCTATCCTGCAGTGACTATTGGTATTTTTCTGACGCTCAGCACTTCCTTTAAGGTGTTCGATGCCGTATTTGCCTTAACCGGGGGTGGACCCGGACGATCCACTCAGGTGATCGCGATCAATATCGTAGAAGAAGCCTTCCGCTTTAATCAAAGGTATGGTTATGCCAGCGCCAAAGCCATCATTTTATTTATCATTGTATTGCTAATCACTATGGTTCAATTATGGATCATGAAACGAAGAGAGGTGGAGGCATGA
- a CDS encoding ABC transporter substrate-binding protein produces MKKALYIGLASLMMMLPLSACGTSNNANPAVNNGGKVVEEATAEPTAEAQKVELKIQIGSPRFKEQFEKYFEQFKAKELAEKNIEVTFDLEMPNPDQAKQVLQARLTSNDAPDIFDVHANDLPTYFKAGYLEDLSGQPAIATLYESVKSTVTLEGQVVALPLESSSWGYLYNKKIFNDQGITPPQTLDEMKVVVEKLQANKVKPFMLAFQESWVPQLMTALSLGGIISSEHPDWIEKMNKGEASYADVKDIFNIIDLINANGTAKPFEVGNEAGSTEFANGKAAMWVQGPWNAETILKVNPELEFGVAPLPVSNNSEGTMINLSVSTTLAVSKSSKNKEVALDLLNYFYDDKDSSALFEELKFNPVSTVHKYEVFPWVNEASKYVEQGKAYQDLKLPNGVTDEQAKLLQSYYAKEVTKEQFISSMDKAWETAIKSVQ; encoded by the coding sequence ATGAAGAAAGCGCTTTATATAGGTCTTGCAAGCTTAATGATGATGTTACCGCTATCAGCTTGCGGTACCTCAAACAATGCTAATCCTGCAGTAAACAATGGTGGGAAAGTTGTGGAGGAAGCTACGGCGGAGCCAACGGCCGAAGCTCAGAAGGTGGAGCTGAAAATTCAAATTGGTTCACCGCGGTTTAAAGAACAATTCGAGAAGTATTTCGAACAGTTCAAGGCGAAAGAGCTTGCCGAGAAAAATATTGAGGTAACCTTTGACCTGGAGATGCCGAATCCCGATCAGGCGAAGCAGGTCCTCCAAGCGAGACTGACTTCAAATGATGCCCCTGATATTTTTGATGTGCACGCTAACGATTTGCCAACGTATTTCAAAGCAGGGTACCTAGAGGATCTGTCTGGCCAACCGGCAATTGCGACTTTATACGAAAGCGTAAAAAGTACAGTTACATTAGAAGGTCAGGTCGTTGCGCTCCCTCTGGAGAGCTCATCGTGGGGCTATCTGTACAACAAAAAAATATTCAATGATCAGGGAATTACACCTCCTCAAACGCTTGATGAAATGAAGGTAGTTGTAGAGAAGCTGCAAGCTAATAAAGTGAAGCCCTTCATGCTGGCTTTCCAGGAATCCTGGGTTCCACAGTTGATGACAGCACTGTCGCTAGGAGGGATTATCTCCTCCGAGCACCCGGACTGGATCGAGAAGATGAATAAAGGTGAAGCATCATACGCCGATGTAAAGGATATTTTCAATATTATCGATCTCATTAATGCAAATGGAACAGCTAAGCCCTTTGAGGTTGGCAACGAAGCTGGCTCTACTGAATTTGCAAATGGCAAGGCGGCCATGTGGGTTCAAGGTCCATGGAATGCAGAAACGATTCTAAAGGTTAACCCTGAACTTGAATTCGGAGTAGCTCCGCTTCCAGTGAGTAACAATTCCGAAGGAACCATGATTAATCTGTCGGTCTCGACGACACTGGCGGTATCGAAATCTAGCAAGAATAAAGAGGTTGCACTTGATCTACTGAATTACTTCTATGATGATAAGGATTCCTCCGCTCTTTTTGAAGAATTGAAGTTCAATCCTGTCTCGACCGTGCATAAATACGAGGTATTCCCTTGGGTGAACGAAGCTTCCAAATACGTGGAACAAGGTAAAGCGTATCAGGATCTGAAACTGCCTAACGGTGTAACAGACGAGCAAGCGAAACTGCTCCAAAGCTACTATGCCAAAGAGGTAACGAAGGAACAATTCATCAGCAGTATGGATAAAGCTTGGGAAACCGCAATTAAAAGTGTGCAATAA
- a CDS encoding response regulator, whose translation MNKVLIIDDEPWAREVVKALGEWDRLGLRIVGEAEDGREGLRLMKELGPHIVLTDMRMPGVDGVELLKQINVQFPLLKIIVMSGYDDFMYLKQAIQSRAVEYLLKPVDPDELNAALAKCIHELQTQKLTVNTSWDSPLVFPSTPSMDRYVALRKRVFAALFELSKPAVLQALDKLEEFLINIFPEGLEPALIAKVGDDFLHILEQFMLENEAGFELHSSLNEEPSDWTDVPGTLAKIQINYLNAIDKIETLHKTKNRLLIPEVKDYIDKHFLEPITLESIAGKFYVSKEHLSRVFKTTVGENLTEFIIRKRMELARELLQQPHMSIKEAALMTGYTELAYFHRVFKKQFGLTPGDIQKGKK comes from the coding sequence GTGAATAAAGTACTGATTATTGATGATGAACCTTGGGCGAGAGAGGTTGTAAAGGCTCTTGGAGAGTGGGATCGGCTGGGCCTAAGGATTGTCGGCGAAGCAGAGGATGGCAGGGAGGGTCTTAGGCTGATGAAGGAACTGGGGCCTCACATTGTGTTGACAGATATGAGAATGCCCGGTGTTGATGGGGTTGAGTTGCTGAAACAGATTAATGTTCAGTTCCCACTCCTTAAGATTATTGTCATGAGCGGCTACGATGATTTCATGTATCTGAAACAGGCCATTCAGTCGCGAGCGGTCGAGTATTTACTTAAGCCTGTTGATCCGGACGAGCTGAATGCGGCGCTTGCGAAATGTATTCATGAACTGCAGACCCAGAAGCTGACCGTGAATACATCTTGGGATTCACCGCTAGTATTCCCGAGCACGCCTTCGATGGACCGATATGTAGCCCTGCGGAAGCGCGTTTTTGCGGCTCTGTTCGAGCTGAGCAAGCCAGCCGTCTTGCAAGCCTTGGATAAGTTGGAGGAATTTCTAATTAATATTTTCCCGGAGGGATTGGAACCTGCGTTGATTGCTAAGGTTGGCGATGATTTCCTACACATACTGGAGCAATTCATGCTGGAAAATGAAGCAGGATTTGAGCTTCATAGTTCTTTAAACGAAGAGCCTAGTGATTGGACAGATGTACCCGGTACACTTGCCAAGATTCAAATCAATTATCTAAATGCCATCGATAAAATCGAAACGCTGCACAAGACGAAGAACCGCCTCCTGATCCCCGAGGTGAAGGACTATATCGATAAGCATTTTTTGGAGCCTATTACGTTAGAATCCATTGCGGGTAAGTTCTATGTTAGCAAGGAACATTTAAGCAGAGTGTTTAAAACAACGGTTGGTGAGAATCTGACCGAATTCATTATCCGTAAACGTATGGAGCTTGCTAGGGAACTGCTGCAACAACCCCACATGTCGATTAAAGAAGCAGCACTAATGACCGGGTATACAGAACTTGCCTATTTCCACCGCGTATTTAAGAAGCAGTTCGGTCTGACGCCAGGAGATATACAGAAGGGCAAGAAGTAG
- a CDS encoding sensor histidine kinase — translation MKRTSIRYRLMILMICLTTLPVITMTWIATDNTRESVEKEILEANHSRMMWANQYLDELFRQMDVLFYSLQVDQELIDGLNMNENEDIGLQFRTQKYIQETLTKAFYANSKKIDELALYTHQNQKAYAINYANSGLTYSLDIEKGNWSRMLREPINMYFKESGNDIYAFHSINDFQDRRLLGGLSIRINKQVWKEVSTILKSEEESLVFLINDEGERLSGSTPDQSFEKVISQLGNDYSPKEEPEIRRTESYYIFIKRVDDGELTLIKALPISTISESANITVKAGLITGSLFAVVSILLSIAVSLRITRPIVGLARTMRTTPLHQFEQTSIQSYDEISLLERGYNSMMQRMKELVENGYQKEIEVKNAQLMALQAQINPHFLNNTLNLIGGMALVKGAPEIYKITKVIGDLLRYSISSGNDIATLEDELKHVRNYLFIQEQRFQGRCTIIIESDGRGNRTTVPRFTLQPLVENAFEHGLQSKEGSWKVEIRVKKIRRHLVIVLMDNGAGIPSERLGILRSALTEGSSLKPEWGNPDLENEQPKVRKGIGLQNVVSRLKLHYGGEASMRIFSKPDLGTVFVIKLPLQNGREQE, via the coding sequence ATGAAACGAACTAGCATACGTTATAGGCTGATGATTTTGATGATCTGTTTGACAACTCTGCCTGTAATAACAATGACCTGGATTGCCACGGACAATACACGAGAGTCTGTAGAGAAAGAAATATTGGAGGCCAACCACTCCCGCATGATGTGGGCGAATCAGTACTTGGACGAATTATTCCGCCAAATGGATGTGTTGTTTTATTCCCTGCAGGTCGACCAAGAATTGATAGACGGCTTAAATATGAATGAAAATGAAGATATCGGCTTACAATTCCGCACACAAAAATATATTCAAGAGACCCTGACCAAAGCCTTTTATGCCAATTCCAAAAAAATTGATGAACTAGCGCTCTACACGCACCAAAATCAGAAGGCGTATGCCATTAATTATGCAAATAGCGGCCTCACCTATTCGCTGGATATCGAAAAGGGAAATTGGAGCCGCATGCTGCGGGAGCCAATTAACATGTATTTCAAAGAATCCGGCAACGATATTTATGCCTTCCATAGTATCAACGACTTCCAAGATAGGCGATTGCTCGGCGGCTTATCTATACGGATCAACAAGCAAGTATGGAAAGAGGTCAGCACCATTCTGAAATCAGAGGAGGAGAGCTTGGTTTTCCTGATCAATGACGAGGGAGAACGACTATCAGGGTCAACCCCGGATCAGAGCTTCGAAAAGGTGATTAGCCAATTAGGGAATGATTATAGCCCGAAAGAAGAACCGGAAATCAGACGAACAGAAAGCTATTACATTTTTATAAAGCGGGTGGATGATGGGGAATTGACCTTAATCAAAGCCTTGCCGATTTCAACCATTTCGGAAAGCGCCAACATCACGGTAAAAGCAGGCCTCATAACCGGTTCGTTGTTCGCAGTAGTCTCGATCCTGCTGTCCATTGCGGTGTCCCTGCGGATCACAAGACCCATTGTTGGCCTTGCCAGAACCATGAGAACGACGCCGCTCCATCAGTTCGAGCAGACATCCATTCAAAGCTATGATGAGATTAGCTTGTTGGAACGAGGTTATAATTCGATGATGCAGCGGATGAAAGAACTGGTGGAGAATGGATACCAGAAGGAAATTGAGGTGAAGAATGCGCAGCTTATGGCCCTGCAAGCACAAATTAACCCGCATTTTCTGAATAATACGCTGAATTTAATTGGAGGCATGGCACTTGTCAAAGGCGCTCCTGAAATTTATAAAATAACGAAGGTAATCGGCGACCTGCTGCGATATTCGATCAGCAGCGGTAATGATATTGCAACACTTGAAGATGAGCTTAAGCATGTCCGCAATTACCTGTTTATCCAGGAACAGAGATTTCAGGGACGCTGTACGATTATCATTGAATCTGACGGAAGGGGCAACCGTACAACCGTTCCGAGATTCACTCTACAGCCGCTTGTAGAGAATGCCTTTGAACATGGATTGCAATCGAAGGAAGGAAGCTGGAAAGTTGAAATCCGTGTGAAAAAAATTCGGCGTCATCTCGTGATTGTCCTTATGGATAATGGAGCTGGCATTCCAAGTGAGCGTTTAGGGATACTCCGGTCAGCGCTGACCGAAGGCAGTTCCTTGAAGCCTGAATGGGGCAATCCGGATTTGGAGAATGAACAACCGAAAGTGCGCAAGGGAATCGGGCTGCAAAACGTCGTATCCAGACTTAAGCTGCATTATGGCGGTGAGGCATCAATGAGAATATTCAGCAAGCCGGATTTGGGGACGGTATTTGTCATCAAGCTGCCTTTGCAGAATGGGAGGGAACAGGAGTGA